TAAATAAAAAACAAGCAACCGCCTTTTTTTACAACCACCCTTTGCGCCATATCAAAGGATATTGCAATTTATTGTCCCAAAAAATTGCGGGCTCTTCTCTCTGCATTTTCGCGCAGATTATAATAATAAAAAGGGATATCAAAACTATGATAAACACCTAATCCCATTTTTCCTGAAATCTGAAACATGGCACTATCGTTTACACTGCTGCATAACAAAACCCCTTTAGCCAAATCAATACGGGCATCGGCAAAATGAGCCACCAACCCAAAGTGGCCTGCACTGTCAACTATCATATACGAGCCGAGGCTTTCAGATGCCGTTGCCAGGGTTTCATCCCTTTTCCAGTTAACAGGATTGATCACTGTTCCAATATTATTGCCCACAACAATATTTGCCCCTTGTACAACATCAGGCGACTGGGTGTTATAAGAAATGATCACACCCAAATCATCCGCATTTTCGGCAAACTTCAGATGCTTGTTTGCATTTAAATAATCAGCAGTTACCGGATATCCGATTACATATGCACACACCATCCGTGCATAAACGGCAGGATTTTTACGCATATAGTCCTGCAGTAAACACAACAATACATTGGCCCCCTGCGAATGCCCGACCAGGATATAAGGACGGCCATTATTGTAATGCTTTATGTAATAATCAAAAGCGGCTGTCACATCCTTCGCCGGAATTCCTGACATAACGTCCCACCTCTGCTCCTCAGAAAGTGAAAGTGTATATACGCCATCGGCCTGACGGTAATAGGGTGCAAAAACATTCCCAACAGTTTCAAAAGCACTTGCCTGCACATCAAAAGCACGTTGCGAGCCCATGAGCATCATTGGATTATCAATGGAACAATAGTTGGGTTCGTCCTGGCTCTCCTTAAACCAGGCTGTAGGATAAACATAAAAAATATCGACATCCTTTGTGTTATCGGCGGGAAGGGACAACCAATACTCCCCTTTTGCATAATCGGTTACAGTTGCAGTGTTGGTGGATGTTGATTTTTGGCACGACAGGATAACCAATGAACAAACGGGAACCAAAATAATTTTGAATAACTTCAGATTCATTTTCATCATTTCATCTATTTTTTTTATGACAAGCCCATATAAATTCAGCTTCAATGCATTAAACTAATTTCGATATCACAAATTTCAATAAATAATTTTACTTATCCGGTTTTTCACTGCCTTTTTTTGGGTTGGCCAATAAATTTTCCCTTACCCAGAACTCAACCATCCGTTTTATAAGGTCAAACGGAACGGGTTTATCAAGCGGAAACTGGACAGAGCCCTTCCCCTGTTTAAAGTGAGCCAACTCAGCTGAAAACTGCTGGTGGCCCGAAGGAGTGGCATAAAACCCGATGTGATGTTTAAAGCAGGCAAAATACACCAGCGGTTTGCCATTAAATTTGTAAGCAGGCATACCATATGCCATATTTTCGGCAGCTTCAGGAGCGGATTCTTTGATAATGACCCTGATGTGCAGGAGAATGGCCTGAACCTCTGCCGGAAACCCTGAAATATAATGGTCAACGTTATTCATCTGTTACTTATTGATGAAATTTTGATGCGGAAAAATCTAGAGAACCTCATTCAATATTCTTTTCTACGCCCTTCAATGCAGGCTTACCCCATCTATTCCCGTTCCCAGGCTATCGTCTGCCT
This Lentimicrobiaceae bacterium DNA region includes the following protein-coding sequences:
- a CDS encoding DUF3089 domain-containing protein, which codes for MNLKLFKIILVPVCSLVILSCQKSTSTNTATVTDYAKGEYWLSLPADNTKDVDIFYVYPTAWFKESQDEPNYCSIDNPMMLMGSQRAFDVQASAFETVGNVFAPYYRQADGVYTLSLSEEQRWDVMSGIPAKDVTAAFDYYIKHYNNGRPYILVGHSQGANVLLCLLQDYMRKNPAVYARMVCAYVIGYPVTADYLNANKHLKFAENADDLGVIISYNTQSPDVVQGANIVVGNNIGTVINPVNWKRDETLATASESLGSYMIVDSAGHFGLVAHFADARIDLAKGVLLCSSVNDSAMFQISGKMGLGVYHSFDIPFYYYNLRENAERRARNFLGQ
- a CDS encoding DUF1801 domain-containing protein, which codes for MNNVDHYISGFPAEVQAILLHIRVIIKESAPEAAENMAYGMPAYKFNGKPLVYFACFKHHIGFYATPSGHQQFSAELAHFKQGKGSVQFPLDKPVPFDLIKRMVEFWVRENLLANPKKGSEKPDK